In Rhodobacter xanthinilyticus, a single window of DNA contains:
- a CDS encoding REP-associated tyrosine transposase — translation MIVAQPRASSEALAGLRAGGAEQGAGARDKGESVCHRIPRGGVRLRVWTGKMLHGKGGTLRWGRSRLPFVTIRARIFLLRGYLSILSVFGQPVSHIVVSAIASGGAPRIQDLLTLSGNPARMVALSRIPLPGQTRFFTLRLARGETDLLIREIETLRLAWRATVAAHATRCEAMVVLPDHLHAVLTLPPGPREALTRWRCFRDAFARTVRPDAPQTVWEPEILAQDLRDEAEVNRHLALCWQDPVRHGLVRTPEDWPYSSLHRDLRNAARRRAVA, via the coding sequence ATGATAGTGGCGCAGCCGCGCGCTTCGTCTGAGGCGCTCGCGGGTCTGCGGGCCGGCGGCGCGGAGCAGGGCGCAGGAGCGCGTGATAAGGGCGAAAGTGTCTGCCATCGGATCCCTCGGGGCGGTGTGAGGCTGCGGGTGTGGACGGGTAAAATGCTGCACGGCAAAGGCGGAACGCTGCGATGGGGCCGGTCCCGGCTTCCCTTCGTTACAATCAGGGCGCGAATCTTTCTGCTCCGGGGATATTTGAGCATCTTGTCCGTTTTTGGGCAACCGGTTTCTCACATAGTCGTGAGCGCGATCGCGTCGGGCGGGGCGCCTCGGATTCAGGATTTGTTAACCCTGTCGGGCAATCCTGCTCGCATGGTTGCACTGAGTCGAATCCCCCTTCCCGGGCAGACCCGGTTTTTCACCCTTCGCCTGGCGCGGGGCGAGACGGATCTGTTGATCCGCGAGATCGAGACGCTGCGGCTTGCCTGGCGCGCGACGGTCGCGGCCCATGCAACGCGCTGCGAGGCGATGGTGGTGCTGCCTGATCACCTCCATGCGGTGCTGACCCTGCCGCCGGGACCGCGCGAGGCGCTCACGCGCTGGCGGTGTTTTCGCGACGCTTTTGCCCGCACGGTGCGGCCGGACGCGCCGCAGACCGTCTGGGAGCCCGAGATCCTCGCGCAGGATCTGCGCGATGAGGCCGAGGTCAATCGCCACCTGGCGCTCTGCTGGCAAGACCCGGTCCGGCATGGGTTGGTGCGCACGCCGGAAGATTGGCCCTATTCCTCGTTGCACCGCGATTTGCGCAACGCGGCGCGGCGCCGGGCTGTGGCCTGA
- a CDS encoding Crp/Fnr family transcriptional regulator, with amino-acid sequence MADTFALITRSCALLRAAGPQTRERLRRSARLRHYHRGETIFLHQSRAQACHLVLEGWVKLYRIAPNGCEALLGIHTRGETFGLADGLRGAARSFGADAASDCDLLILPAPEIRAAAATDPGLQEALLHESFAATDGLLDQITDLKSCSALQRVAAFLCAHACVTEDGLRVILPFEKHLIAAYLGIKPESLSRALSRLKPLGVTISRDIVLIRDPEALDALLREEAAA; translated from the coding sequence ATGGCAGACACTTTCGCCCTTATCACGCGCTCCTGCGCCCTGCTCCGCGCCGCCGGCCCGCAGACCCGCGAGCGCCTCAGACGAAGCGCGCGGCTGCGCCACTATCATCGGGGCGAGACGATCTTCCTCCACCAGAGCCGGGCTCAAGCCTGTCATCTGGTGCTCGAGGGCTGGGTCAAACTCTACCGAATCGCCCCGAATGGCTGCGAGGCGCTGCTGGGCATCCACACCCGCGGCGAAACGTTTGGCCTCGCCGACGGGCTGCGCGGCGCGGCGCGCAGCTTCGGCGCCGATGCCGCCTCGGACTGCGACTTGCTGATCCTGCCGGCGCCCGAGATCCGCGCCGCAGCCGCAACAGACCCGGGCCTGCAAGAGGCCTTGCTGCACGAGAGCTTCGCCGCGACAGACGGGCTGCTCGACCAGATCACCGATCTGAAATCGTGCAGCGCCCTGCAGCGCGTCGCGGCCTTCCTGTGCGCCCATGCCTGCGTGACCGAGGACGGGCTGCGCGTCATCCTGCCGTTCGAAAAACACCTAATCGCGGCCTATCTCGGGATCAAACCAGAGAGCCTGTCGCGCGCGCTCTCGCGGCTGAAGCCGCTCGGCGTCACGATCTCGCGCGACATCGTCCTGATCCGAGACCCGGAGGCGCTCGACGCGCTGTTGCGCGAAGAGGCCGCGGCCTGA
- the parA gene encoding ParA family partition ATPase encodes MAGLVITVAQQKGGAGKTTLAVNLAVALRARGRSVALLDTDPQGSLGRWFMARRDVLGDPGLDFSTSSAWGVSYECEKLKKIVDVVIIDTPPKVDSDLRPALREADLIVVPVAASHVDLWATEGVLDLARREGKRPKVVLNRVKRGTRLDAEVREAAEQLEADLVEASLAHRVVFAETLGQGLGVLEAPRRGPASAEIEALLDELLA; translated from the coding sequence ATGGCTGGATTGGTAATCACGGTGGCGCAGCAAAAGGGCGGCGCGGGCAAGACGACGCTGGCGGTCAACCTCGCGGTGGCGCTGCGCGCGCGGGGGCGCAGCGTCGCGCTTCTCGACACCGATCCGCAGGGCTCGCTCGGCCGCTGGTTCATGGCGCGGCGCGATGTGCTGGGCGATCCGGGGCTCGATTTTTCGACCTCCTCGGCTTGGGGTGTCAGCTATGAGTGTGAAAAGCTTAAGAAAATCGTCGATGTGGTGATCATCGACACGCCGCCGAAGGTGGACAGCGATCTGCGCCCGGCGCTGCGCGAGGCGGATCTGATCGTGGTGCCGGTGGCGGCGAGCCATGTCGATCTCTGGGCGACGGAAGGGGTGCTCGATCTCGCGCGGCGCGAGGGCAAGCGGCCGAAGGTCGTGCTCAACCGTGTCAAGCGCGGCACCCGGCTCGACGCCGAGGTGCGCGAGGCGGCCGAGCAGCTCGAGGCCGATCTCGTGGAGGCCTCGCTCGCGCATCGGGTGGTTTTTGCCGAAACGCTGGGGCAGGGGCTCGGCGTGCTCGAGGCGCCGCGGCGTGGCCCGGCGAGCGCCGAGATCGAGGCGCTGCTCGACGAGCTTCTCGCCTGA
- a CDS encoding antibiotic biosynthesis monooxygenase family protein yields the protein MTEITKDFQGQTVICTFEMTPATAAELMEALREAYTHCIRHQPGFIGAGLHMNDAQTRIATYSKWDKRGDYQAMLRTPEMIKRNRHIATLCRSFEPVMYEVQADF from the coding sequence ATGACCGAAATTACCAAGGATTTTCAAGGCCAAACCGTCATCTGCACCTTCGAGATGACGCCCGCCACCGCGGCCGAGCTGATGGAGGCGCTGCGCGAGGCCTATACCCATTGCATCCGCCATCAGCCGGGGTTCATCGGCGCGGGGCTGCATATGAACGACGCCCAGACCCGGATCGCCACCTATTCCAAATGGGACAAGCGCGGCGATTATCAGGCGATGCTGCGCACCCCCGAGATGATCAAGCGTAACCGCCATATCGCGACGCTGTGCCGCAGTTTCGAGCCGGTGATGTATGAGGTCCAGGCCGATTTCTGA
- a CDS encoding ABC transporter substrate-binding protein: MNSKHWLMGVAALLASTAMVQAEDMAALEAAAKAEGMLTTIALPHDWCGYGAVIDGFKAKYPDITVNELNPDAGSADELEAIRANKGNTGPQAPDVIDVGLAFGPQAKEEGLIQPYKVATWDEIPDTIKDADGYWYGDYYGVMSFMVNKDLVENVPTDWADLLKPEYAGQVALAGDPRASNQAILAVLAAGLSKGAEAGKASGEAGLEYFKELNAANNFVPVIGKAGTLAQGATPIVISWDYNALSWRDTLAGNPPAEVVVPATGVLAGVYVQAISAHAPHPNAAKLWMEYLYSDEGQNLWLKGYCHPARFNAMAEAGKIPQELIDALPPAEGYAKAYFPTIEEQGANKEAVVGGWDAVVGANVQ; the protein is encoded by the coding sequence ATGAATTCGAAGCACTGGTTGATGGGCGTTGCGGCGCTTTTGGCCAGCACGGCGATGGTGCAGGCCGAGGACATGGCCGCGCTCGAGGCCGCGGCGAAGGCCGAAGGCATGCTGACCACGATCGCGCTGCCGCATGATTGGTGCGGCTATGGCGCGGTGATCGACGGGTTCAAGGCGAAATACCCGGACATCACCGTCAACGAGCTGAACCCCGATGCGGGCTCGGCCGATGAGCTCGAGGCGATCCGCGCCAACAAGGGCAACACCGGCCCGCAGGCCCCCGACGTGATCGACGTCGGCCTCGCCTTCGGCCCGCAGGCCAAGGAAGAAGGGCTGATCCAGCCCTACAAGGTCGCGACTTGGGACGAGATCCCGGACACGATCAAGGACGCCGACGGCTATTGGTATGGCGACTATTACGGCGTGATGTCGTTCATGGTGAACAAGGATCTCGTCGAGAACGTGCCGACCGACTGGGCCGATCTTCTGAAGCCCGAATATGCCGGTCAGGTAGCGCTCGCGGGCGATCCGCGCGCCTCGAACCAGGCGATCCTCGCGGTGCTCGCGGCGGGCCTGTCGAAAGGCGCCGAAGCGGGCAAGGCCTCGGGTGAGGCGGGGCTCGAGTACTTCAAGGAGCTCAACGCGGCCAACAATTTCGTGCCGGTGATCGGCAAGGCCGGCACCCTCGCGCAAGGCGCGACGCCGATCGTGATCTCGTGGGATTACAATGCGCTGTCGTGGCGCGACACGCTCGCCGGCAACCCGCCGGCCGAGGTGGTCGTGCCCGCCACCGGCGTGCTCGCGGGCGTCTATGTTCAGGCGATCTCGGCCCATGCGCCGCACCCGAACGCCGCGAAACTCTGGATGGAATACCTCTATTCGGATGAAGGTCAGAACCTCTGGCTGAAGGGCTATTGCCACCCGGCGCGCTTCAACGCGATGGCCGAGGCCGGCAAGATCCCGCAGGAGCTGATCGACGCGCTGCCGCCGGCGGAGGGCTATGCCAAGGCCTATTTCCCGACCATCGAGGAGCAGGGCGCCAACAAGGAAGCCGTTGTCGGCGGCTGGGATGCCGTCGTCGGCGCCAACGTCCAGTAA
- a CDS encoding ABC transporter permease yields the protein MAPASPPAPARRLPLAWLGIVPFALFVALFLIAPTMKIVLGAFQRVDGSFTFENIAGLFTPSILSSYWISIKISVASAALGCLAGFLMAAAMVLGGLPRAIRAPLLTFSGVASNFAGVPLAFAFLATLGPLGLVTVFLKTEFGINLRAMGFNILSFWGLTITYLFFQIPLMILIITPALDGLKREWREAAACLGASGGQYWRMVALPILFPTILGTFALLFANSFGAVATAIALTGSSLNIVPVMLFAQIRGDVLGNPHLGYAMAFGMILITGVANVIYIWLRMRSERWLK from the coding sequence CTGGCCCCCGCGAGCCCGCCCGCCCCGGCCCGGCGCCTGCCGCTGGCCTGGCTCGGCATCGTGCCTTTCGCGCTCTTCGTCGCGCTGTTTCTGATCGCGCCCACGATGAAGATCGTGCTCGGCGCCTTCCAGCGTGTCGACGGCTCCTTCACCTTCGAGAACATCGCCGGGCTCTTCACCCCGTCGATCCTCTCAAGCTACTGGATTTCCATCAAGATCTCGGTGGCCTCCGCCGCGCTTGGCTGCCTTGCGGGGTTCTTGATGGCCGCGGCGATGGTGCTCGGCGGGCTGCCGCGCGCGATCCGCGCGCCGCTCTTGACCTTCTCGGGCGTGGCCTCGAACTTCGCCGGCGTGCCGCTCGCCTTCGCCTTTCTGGCCACGCTTGGCCCGCTCGGCCTCGTCACGGTGTTCCTGAAGACCGAATTCGGCATCAACCTGCGCGCAATGGGCTTCAACATCCTCAGCTTCTGGGGCCTGACGATCACTTATCTGTTCTTCCAGATCCCGCTGATGATCCTGATCATCACCCCCGCGCTCGACGGGCTCAAGCGCGAGTGGCGCGAGGCGGCGGCGTGTCTGGGCGCCTCGGGCGGGCAATATTGGCGCATGGTGGCGCTGCCGATCCTGTTCCCGACGATTTTGGGCACCTTCGCGCTCCTTTTCGCCAATTCCTTCGGCGCGGTGGCGACGGCGATCGCGCTCACCGGCTCGTCGCTCAATATCGTGCCGGTGATGCTCTTCGCGCAGATCCGCGGCGATGTGCTCGGCAACCCGCATCTGGGCTATGCGATGGCCTTTGGCATGATCCTGATCACCGGGGTCGCGAATGTGATCTATATCTGGCTGCGGATGCGCTCCGAGAGGTGGCTGAAATGA
- a CDS encoding ABC transporter permease, with the protein MKRAAAWAVLLLGLGYFILPLIGMVEFSLSMRRGAYSFDAYAKVLADPRFRETFSYSVMMALLTIVFGVLLVVPTAYWVRLKLPRLRPYIEFITLLPLVIPAIVIVFGYIRLFNTSSWLPLTGTTAGTNLLLMFGYATLSLPYMYRAVDTGLRTIDVATLTEAAQSLGAGWVTVLARVILPNVLVAVLSGAFVTFAIVMGEFTMAALLNRPAFGPYLQLMGANRAYEPFALATIAFGITWACMGLIQLVTRLSKHSKAAR; encoded by the coding sequence ATGAAACGCGCCGCCGCCTGGGCCGTGCTCCTGCTGGGGCTTGGCTATTTCATCTTGCCGCTGATCGGCATGGTCGAGTTTTCGCTCTCGATGCGCCGCGGCGCCTACAGCTTCGACGCCTATGCCAAGGTGCTCGCCGATCCGCGCTTCCGCGAGACGTTTTCCTATTCGGTGATGATGGCGCTGCTGACCATCGTCTTTGGCGTGCTGCTGGTGGTGCCGACGGCCTATTGGGTGCGCCTCAAACTGCCGCGGCTGCGCCCCTATATCGAGTTCATCACGCTCCTGCCGCTCGTCATCCCGGCGATTGTCATCGTCTTTGGCTATATTCGGCTCTTCAACACCTCGAGCTGGCTGCCGCTGACCGGCACGACGGCGGGCACCAACCTGCTGCTGATGTTCGGCTATGCCACGCTGTCGCTGCCCTATATGTATCGCGCCGTCGATACCGGGCTGCGCACCATTGATGTCGCGACGCTCACCGAGGCCGCGCAATCGCTCGGTGCGGGCTGGGTGACGGTGCTGGCGCGGGTGATCTTGCCCAATGTGCTCGTCGCGGTGCTCTCGGGCGCCTTTGTCACCTTCGCGATCGTGATGGGCGAATTCACCATGGCCGCGCTTCTCAACCGGCCCGCCTTCGGGCCCTATCTGCAGCTGATGGGCGCCAACCGCGCCTATGAGCCCTTCGCGCTCGCCACGATCGCCTTCGGCATCACCTGGGCCTGCATGGGACTCATTCAGCTCGTCACCCGTCTCTCCAAGCATTCCAAGGCCGCCCGATGA
- a CDS encoding ABC transporter ATP-binding protein: protein MSYLTLSHLEKTFGANRVVKDFSLDVDKGEFISLLGPSGCGKTTVLRMVAGFEVPTSGAISIAGKEVTRLKPNQRNIGMVFQAYALFPNLTVAQNVGFGLKVQGRPKAEIAARVAEMLALIGLSDLGNRYPFQLSGGQQQRVALARALAPKPQVLLLDEPLSALDAKVRVSLRNEIRAIQRELGITTIFVTHDQEEALSMSDRVVVMHEGIADQVGAPFEIYNRPATRFVASFVGTLNTLEAEVRDAATGRVALGGTEILLHRPLPEGRVTLGLRPEMVRLGQDGLDTGLTGVITDVDFLGAVIRLKADLGGQSLALDMFNSSHMTPPRLGETVVLGLRAADLLVIGA from the coding sequence ATGAGCTATCTCACCCTCTCCCATCTGGAAAAGACCTTCGGCGCGAACCGCGTGGTGAAGGATTTCTCGCTCGATGTCGACAAGGGCGAGTTCATCTCGCTGCTCGGCCCCTCGGGCTGCGGCAAGACGACGGTTCTGCGCATGGTCGCGGGGTTCGAGGTGCCGACCTCCGGCGCGATCTCGATCGCGGGCAAGGAGGTCACGCGCCTCAAGCCCAACCAGCGCAATATCGGCATGGTGTTTCAGGCCTATGCGCTCTTCCCGAACCTGACGGTGGCGCAGAATGTGGGCTTCGGGCTGAAGGTGCAGGGCCGGCCCAAGGCCGAGATCGCGGCGCGGGTGGCCGAGATGCTGGCGCTGATCGGGCTCTCCGATCTGGGCAACCGCTACCCGTTCCAGCTCTCGGGCGGCCAGCAACAGCGCGTGGCGCTGGCGCGCGCGCTCGCACCGAAGCCGCAGGTGTTGCTCCTCGACGAGCCGCTCTCGGCGCTTGATGCGAAAGTGCGCGTGAGCCTGCGCAACGAGATCCGCGCGATCCAGCGCGAGCTCGGCATCACCACGATCTTCGTCACCCATGACCAGGAGGAAGCGCTGTCGATGTCGGACCGCGTGGTGGTGATGCATGAAGGCATCGCCGATCAGGTCGGCGCGCCCTTCGAGATCTACAACCGCCCCGCGACGCGCTTTGTCGCGAGCTTTGTCGGCACGCTCAACACGCTCGAGGCCGAGGTGCGCGACGCCGCGACCGGGCGCGTGGCCCTCGGCGGCACCGAGATCTTGCTGCATCGCCCGCTGCCCGAGGGCCGCGTCACGCTCGGGCTGCGCCCGGAGATGGTGCGGCTCGGTCAGGACGGGCTCGACACCGGGCTGACCGGGGTGATCACCGATGTCGATTTTCTCGGCGCGGTGATCCGGTTGAAGGCCGATCTGGGCGGGCAAAGCCTCGCGCTTGATATGTTCAACTCCTCGCATATGACGCCGCCGCGGCTGGGCGAGACTGTCGTGCTCGGGCTGCGCGCGGCCGATCTTCTGGTGATCGGGGCCTGA
- a CDS encoding PAS domain-containing protein has translation MRDDRDCHLDLPMPVALIAPSGTIEALNAAARRELPQPEGASEGAPLEALYAAQSAEWLRALAAGGELPARPVAVWLREREETEQAMMAAVARRAGGGISVFHTALDGAALRLPGEILERVEILSQMIGAASDACWCIEFLEPVDVARPEAEIVDQVFRNASRWRACNAAMAELYDVPADQDFNTQPVTRYFPETAVNRAMIHDLVRAGYRLDGAQAIDQRHDGTPMLVENDFRALIREGQLVRLWGTTRDIGPSRAREQALSSEAEVMRDILGAAPDPVFVLSEEGTVLAANPATQRAFGDDQILGQPLEGFVSTRHAREALVAAALSESEAEVELTLGAGAVWRMRAAAMPGAPGRYVVTARRKARRRPRAGAGAEVQA, from the coding sequence ATGCGAGACGACCGCGATTGCCATCTCGATCTGCCGATGCCGGTGGCGCTGATTGCGCCCTCGGGCACGATCGAGGCGCTGAATGCCGCGGCCCGGCGCGAGTTGCCGCAGCCCGAGGGCGCCTCCGAGGGGGCGCCGCTCGAGGCGCTTTATGCCGCGCAAAGCGCCGAGTGGCTGCGCGCGCTTGCTGCGGGCGGCGAGCTGCCGGCGCGGCCCGTGGCCGTGTGGTTGCGCGAGCGCGAGGAGACCGAGCAGGCGATGATGGCGGCGGTGGCGCGGCGCGCGGGTGGCGGCATCAGCGTGTTTCACACCGCCCTCGATGGCGCGGCGCTGCGGCTGCCCGGTGAGATCCTCGAGCGCGTCGAGATCTTGTCGCAGATGATCGGTGCGGCGAGCGATGCCTGTTGGTGCATCGAGTTTCTCGAGCCCGTCGACGTGGCGCGCCCGGAGGCCGAGATCGTCGATCAGGTGTTTCGCAATGCGTCGCGCTGGCGGGCCTGCAATGCGGCGATGGCCGAGCTTTACGACGTGCCGGCCGATCAGGATTTCAACACCCAGCCCGTTACCCGCTACTTCCCCGAGACCGCGGTCAACCGCGCGATGATCCATGATCTCGTGCGCGCGGGCTACCGGCTCGATGGCGCGCAGGCGATCGACCAGCGCCATGACGGCACGCCGATGCTGGTCGAGAACGATTTTCGCGCGCTGATCCGCGAGGGGCAGCTCGTGCGGCTGTGGGGCACCACGCGCGACATCGGGCCGTCGCGGGCGCGCGAGCAGGCGCTGAGCTCGGAGGCGGAGGTGATGCGCGATATTCTGGGCGCGGCGCCCGATCCGGTGTTCGTGCTCTCCGAGGAGGGCACGGTGCTCGCCGCCAACCCCGCCACGCAGCGCGCCTTTGGCGATGACCAGATCCTCGGCCAGCCGCTCGAGGGCTTCGTCAGCACCCGCCATGCGCGCGAGGCGCTGGTCGCGGCGGCGCTGAGCGAGAGCGAGGCGGAGGTCGAGCTGACGCTCGGCGCGGGCGCGGTCTGGCGGATGCGCGCGGCCGCGATGCCGGGCGCGCCGGGGCGCTATGTCGTCACCGCGCGGCGCAAGGCGCGCCGGCGGCCGCGGGCGGGCGCGGGCGCGGAGGTGCAGGCATGA
- a CDS encoding sigma 54-interacting transcriptional regulator: MKFYGLDTTARAGRTRPVFFDDPAFASFLEGLPEGAALIELDGRIRLVNSALERLLRLSRADLVGTDLARHLRGADPELGAIAQSLLQLRRTEATGRLGSGRQVAARLSILRTAGEAYGALFTLREAAGSAVSAPRAGQFRFAREASAAPLYLESPLRRTLAETLRAGLGQGLRIALSGPTGAGKTTLLRRVAAAQGGPVASLACAALTAESFERELFGAGAEAPGAFAAAQGGALILDGLDDLAPALQPRLAAALDRDEAGGFAILTAARSPLEAALASGALSEALYHRLAGLSRALPPLAEEPELLDPLAEAIVAARARARGEGPALSAAARKALRARAWPGNLRELATALGCAALAAEAAGAARIEPAHLPPEAPPAPAPGAAPYAAASPFPAPSPAPAPGAAGPLPEDLSLRALVQAFESRVIEISVAQNGSKRSAAKALGIDIATLVRKTKRARSPTNKE; this comes from the coding sequence ATGAAATTCTACGGCCTCGACACCACCGCCCGCGCCGGCCGCACCCGCCCGGTGTTCTTCGACGACCCGGCCTTCGCGAGCTTCCTCGAAGGGCTGCCCGAGGGCGCCGCGCTGATCGAGCTCGACGGTCGGATCCGGCTGGTCAACAGCGCGCTCGAGCGGTTGTTGCGGCTCAGCCGCGCCGATCTCGTCGGCACCGATCTCGCGCGGCATCTGCGCGGCGCCGACCCGGAGCTGGGCGCAATTGCGCAATCGCTGCTGCAATTGCGCCGCACCGAGGCCACGGGGCGGCTCGGCTCGGGGCGGCAGGTGGCGGCGCGGCTCTCGATCCTGCGCACGGCGGGCGAGGCTTATGGCGCGCTCTTCACCCTGCGCGAGGCCGCGGGCAGCGCGGTGAGCGCGCCCCGTGCGGGCCAGTTCCGCTTTGCCCGCGAGGCCAGTGCCGCGCCGCTCTACCTCGAGAGCCCGCTGCGCCGCACCCTCGCCGAGACGCTGCGCGCGGGCCTGGGCCAGGGGCTGCGGATCGCGCTTTCGGGGCCGACGGGCGCGGGCAAGACCACGCTTTTGCGCCGCGTGGCGGCGGCGCAGGGCGGCCCGGTCGCCTCGCTCGCCTGTGCCGCGCTCACCGCCGAGAGTTTCGAGCGCGAGCTTTTTGGCGCGGGCGCCGAGGCGCCGGGCGCCTTCGCCGCCGCGCAGGGCGGCGCGCTGATCCTCGACGGGCTCGACGATCTCGCCCCCGCGCTGCAACCGCGCCTTGCCGCCGCGCTCGACCGCGACGAGGCGGGCGGATTTGCGATTTTGACGGCGGCGCGCAGCCCGCTCGAGGCCGCGCTCGCCTCCGGCGCGCTCAGCGAGGCGCTTTACCACCGGCTCGCGGGGCTTTCGCGCGCGCTCCCGCCGCTCGCCGAGGAGCCCGAGCTTCTCGACCCGCTCGCCGAGGCGATCGTGGCCGCCCGCGCCCGCGCGCGCGGCGAGGGGCCTGCCCTCTCTGCCGCGGCGCGCAAGGCGCTGCGCGCGCGCGCCTGGCCGGGCAACCTGCGCGAACTTGCCACCGCGCTCGGCTGCGCCGCGCTCGCCGCCGAGGCCGCAGGCGCCGCCCGGATCGAGCCCGCGCATCTGCCCCCCGAGGCGCCGCCCGCCCCCGCCCCGGGCGCCGCCCCCTACGCCGCGGCCTCCCCCTTCCCCGCCCCCTCCCCCGCGCCCGCCCCCGGCGCGGCCGGCCCGCTGCCCGAAGACCTGAGCCTGCGCGCCCTCGTGCAGGCCTTCGAGAGCCGGGTGATCGAAATTTCCGTCGCACAGAACGGAAGCAAGCGAAGCGCCGCCAAGGCGCTCGGCATCGATATCGCCACGCTGGTCCGCAAGACCAAGCGCGCGCGATCCCCAACCAACAAGGAGTGA
- a CDS encoding ABC transporter substrate-binding protein, which produces MTFKTLATGLTSLALVAQPLSALAGELNLLTWEGYADASFIAPFEAQSGCKVSTTYVGSNDDFAAKLAAGGGVYDVITPSLDTVGMMRMAGFVDPIEAPKVTGFDGIYPEFSGDATIMADGGPWAVPLIWGSVSMIYRPDQVAGTPDSIGLLFDPAYKGKISMWDDKSAIYWAARYLGYPNVFDLSDEELEAVKAKLIEQKPLVRKYWTTAGELTELMANQEVYVSNAWTGLTSKDVNALGKGFTVAEFSPKEKSEGWMDSMMLAKGSPNTECAYQFLSFMQSPEGQCGLAKATGYFPVNPVAVEACMDEEMKKERQVGNIDFVKSLVMWQQPARLDKYIETWNAVKAAP; this is translated from the coding sequence ATGACCTTCAAGACCCTCGCGACCGGGCTCACGAGCCTCGCGCTCGTCGCCCAGCCGCTCTCCGCGCTCGCGGGCGAGCTCAATCTGCTGACCTGGGAGGGCTATGCCGACGCCTCCTTTATCGCCCCCTTCGAGGCGCAATCGGGCTGCAAGGTCTCGACGACCTATGTCGGCTCGAACGATGATTTCGCGGCGAAACTGGCCGCGGGCGGCGGCGTCTATGACGTGATCACCCCCTCGCTCGACACGGTCGGCATGATGCGCATGGCGGGTTTCGTCGACCCGATCGAGGCGCCGAAAGTCACGGGCTTTGACGGCATCTACCCCGAGTTCTCGGGCGATGCGACGATCATGGCCGATGGCGGGCCCTGGGCCGTGCCGCTGATCTGGGGCTCGGTCTCGATGATCTACCGCCCCGATCAGGTCGCGGGCACCCCCGATTCGATCGGCCTGCTCTTCGACCCGGCCTACAAGGGCAAGATCTCTATGTGGGATGACAAATCCGCCATCTATTGGGCCGCGCGCTATCTGGGCTACCCCAATGTCTTCGACCTCTCCGACGAGGAGCTCGAGGCGGTCAAGGCCAAGCTGATCGAGCAAAAGCCGCTGGTGCGCAAATACTGGACCACCGCGGGCGAGCTGACCGAGCTGATGGCCAACCAGGAGGTCTATGTCTCGAACGCCTGGACCGGGCTGACCAGCAAGGATGTCAACGCGCTGGGCAAGGGCTTCACCGTGGCCGAATTCTCGCCCAAGGAAAAATCCGAAGGCTGGATGGATTCGATGATGCTGGCGAAAGGCTCGCCCAACACCGAATGCGCCTATCAGTTCCTCTCCTTCATGCAATCGCCCGAGGGCCAATGCGGTCTGGCCAAGGCCACCGGCTATTTCCCGGTCAACCCGGTCGCGGTCGAGGCCTGCATGGATGAGGAGATGAAGAAGGAACGTCAGGTCGGCAATATCGACTTCGTCAAAAGCCTCGTGATGTGGCAACAACCCGCCCGGCTCGACAAATATATCGAGACCTGGAACGCGGTGAAGGCGGCGCCGTAA